The Halomonas binhaiensis nucleotide sequence CGCGTCTGTGGCACTCGGGTTGGCGGCGGCGACCCTGGGCAGCGATACTGGCGGCTCGTTACGAATTCCGGCCGCATTCTGCGGCCTCACCGGCTTCAAGCCGTCCCAGGACAGTGTGCCCCTCGATGGCAGCTTTCCGCTGTCTCCCAGCCTTGACTGCATCGGTCCGATTGCTCCCACGGTCGCCTGCTGCGCGCTGATGTGGCAGGTATTGAGCGGTGCCATCACGGTGGAAGCCCCCAGGCGGCCGCTGACCCTATTGGTACCCGCAGGTGAGTTGAGTGAAGAAGTGGATAGTGATGTTGCCCAGGCTTTCGCTGCCGCCGTGCACAAGCTGGAACAACTTGGCTGTCGTATCGTGCGTCAGTCACTGTCCTCCATCGATGAAGCCTATGCCATCAACCAGCGCGGAGGGTTGGTCGTGCCAGAGGCTGCTGCCGTGCATCACCACCTGCTGGAGCAGCATGCTGGCCTCTATGACCCCATGATCGCCGAGCGTCTGCGAGGTGGTCGCGATATTACTGCCAGTGAATACCTGGCCCGGCTATGGCCACGGGAGGGCCTGCAGAGCCGATTTGCTCAACAGGTGAGGGATGTCGATGCCGTATTGATGCCAACGGTTGCCATGCGTTCGCCACGCCGTGACGTTGTGGAAAATGATATGCAGGAATTTCAGCGCCTTAACCGTCGCGCATTGCGCAATACCAGTGTCTTCAACTACCTGGATGCCTGCGCTATCTCATTGCCGTACTTCATTGCCGATGATGAGGAGCCGATTGGCCTGATGCTGGCACGTCCGCAACATCAGGATGCGGAATTACTGGGCGTGGCAGAAGGTGTGGAAAGACTGCTGGCGTCTTGATGACGCCAGCAGGTGGTCTTGCTTTTACAGATGCCATTCCAGATTGAAGGTCAGGGCGTCGGTATCGACTCCTGGCTTGTCATGGTTGCCGTACTTGTTGCGCCAGAATTCATAGCCGGCGCCGACCCATAGCTGGTTGCTCTCTCCCCAGGCCAGTTTGCCGACATCCAGCATCAATGATGAGCGGATCAGCCGTTCAGGCTTGGTCTCTGTACCGAAATAGTCCTCTCCCTTCGGGCCGTTGTAATTGAAGAAGCCCTGGAACTTCATTGGCATTGCACCAGCATCGAAGGGAACACCCCAGGCGACATTGAACTGGTAATAAGGGTCAAACGACACATCGTTGTCGTTACCAGGAAAACCACAGGCTTCGAGCCCGCAATGATTCCATTCGCGGGCGTAGTACAGGCTGACATCGAGGAAACCGGCCGGCAGGTCGAACTTGAGCGTCGGGCCTACGGCAACAAAGCGTTTGCGTGGTGCGAAGGCGCTGTTCTTGGTGTTGAGGTCGAAACCGGCGGTCAGCGCCACATCCTTTATCGGTCCGAAAGCCAATGGCTCGCCGAATACCTTGCCGTAATGCAGCTGATGACGATAGGCCAGATAAGCCTCGGTGGCACCACTGTCACTATTTTCGGCAGGGTCTTCATCGCCGGATTGCAGTATGTCCAGGTTGAAATAATTCTGGCCATAGACATAACCACTGGCGTGGGAAATCTGCAGGATATTCTTGGTGACGTCTTCCGGATTGCCGGGTTCGCTGAACTGTGTGCCGTAGCGGTAGCCGATGAAAGTATCGCTCCACGTTGCCGCTTGAACGGAGGAAGTGCAGACCAGAGCAAGGCCGCCGATGGCGGCAAGTCGGGAGGTCGTGCTTTTCATTGTGGTTATCCTCATTGAGGAAACACTGCATAAATGCCTGCGCTACTCAATCACTGCGTTACGCGGTGCTGGTACGCCAGCCCGGTCGGAATCCTCACCTATACCCCATAGGCTCCGGCTGTTGTGCTCCGGGCGCCTTGTGATTGAGCATGCTCGTCGATTTATTCAGCGCTTCCTTGATTATGTGAGCCGATTTATTTAGTGATTTCTTGTGTATCGGCACGCACGGTGGAAACTGCAGGCCCAGGGACTTTTCGTTCAGAACCTGGCTGGCCTGCAGTGGGGAGCCTCTGGTGGGGAGGAGAGAGCTATGTCAGAAACCGCAGATCAATAGCGCTTCTTATCAACAAGCTTTTTTGTCAATAAAGCTTCTTCTGGGGAGGGCCCGCGAACTCCAGTGGCCCGACACTTTTCATATCGACCTCGACAACCGCGGGGCCGTCATGTCCCACGGCTTCAGCGATCACTGTCTGGAAGTCGTCGCTATGGCTGACTTTCCAGTGCGGCAGGCCGAGTGATGCGGCCATGGCCTGGAAGTCGGGAGTATGCAGGTCGTTGTAGTACTGGCGGCCGTCGAAGTACTTGTTCTGGATGCCACGCATCACGCCGTAACCCCCGTCATTCATGACCACCAGTGTCATGTCGAGGGATTCCTGGGCGAGGGTGGCCAGCTCGCCGACCATCAGCATCAGGCCGCCATCACCGACCACCGTCACGACTTTTCTGCCTTCCGCACCCACGGCGCAGCCAATGCCGGTGGCCAGACCCTGGCCGATGGCGCCGGCCAGTGAATGGATGTTGGTCAGTGGGCGTTCGATAGGCAGCAGGCGGCTACCCCAGGTGCTGCCGGAAACCGTGATATCGCGCACGAAAACGCCGTCTTCGGGCAGGGCATCGCGAATGGCATCGTTCAGCCTGGCGTATTCACCGACCTGCTTGCGCAGGGCTTTTTCGGCGTCCTGCACGGCCCGAGCGATATCAGTGTCGAACTTGGAATCAGGAGAGAACTTGCCTTCGAGCCGCTCGGCCAGGCGCGAGAGTACATCGCCGCATTCACCACACAGAAAGGTATCGGCGCTGTAGTTGCGCTGTGCCGCGGCCGGATCAACGTCGATCTGCACCAGCGGGTGTGGCAATTCCACCGAGTAGGTGCGGGTCTCATTGCTGCGCAGGCGCGAGCCAGCCACCAGCATCAGATCGCTCTGGGCATACAGCTCTTCCACGGCCGGGGCACTGTGGAACGCGCGCAGGCTGCGTGGGTGGCTGTCGGGCAGCACACCGCGTGCATGGGTGCTGGATACCACCGGCAAACCGATATCGGCCAGGCGGCGCACGGCATCGCCTGCTGCGAGGCAGCCTCCGCCAATCCACAACATGGGGCGTTTGGCGGCCAGTACCTGCTCGGCCAGGCGGTCGATCTCGCTATCGGCAATGCGTACCGGGGCTGCAGCTTGCACTGGAGTCGATGCTATCCATTCCACCTCACTGGCCTGGATGTCGATGGGAATTTCAATGCTGACCGGCCCGCGCGGCAGGGTCATGGCTTCCTGAATGGCGCGATGCAGCAGGGGCACCACCTGCTCGGGTGTGCAGGCACGATAGGCGCGTTTGGAGCAGGCCTGGAGAAAGCCCATCTGGTCGCGGGTCTCGTGAATGAAACCGGCATCACGATCCAGATAGGCTGTTTCGACCTGGCCGGTGATGTGCAGCAATGGCGTACCGGCATTCAGCGCTTCGAGCATGGCGCCGACGGCGTTACCGGCGCCGGCGCCGGTGCTGGTCAGGGCGACG carries:
- a CDS encoding amidase, coding for MTSSPSAIEAAADWLARPPQQRPITSLIRAYQGEAFGPLDLVQALDQRHAQLGRAATTSISEFCPSRLLRDAEGETLLGMQRRHVPLFGVPVTIKDLFDERGKITRAGSTVLADAPVAKRNAVALDRLRGAGALHAGRTSMSEFAFSGLGLNPHMGTPPNPFNSDHITGGSTSGGAASVALGLAAATLGSDTGGSLRIPAAFCGLTGFKPSQDSVPLDGSFPLSPSLDCIGPIAPTVACCALMWQVLSGAITVEAPRRPLTLLVPAGELSEEVDSDVAQAFAAAVHKLEQLGCRIVRQSLSSIDEAYAINQRGGLVVPEAAAVHHHLLEQHAGLYDPMIAERLRGGRDITASEYLARLWPREGLQSRFAQQVRDVDAVLMPTVAMRSPRRDVVENDMQEFQRLNRRALRNTSVFNYLDACAISLPYFIADDEEPIGLMLARPQHQDAELLGVAEGVERLLAS
- a CDS encoding thiamine pyrophosphate-binding protein; the protein is MTTITVGEAVARTLEAYSVSAVYGVISIHNLPIADAIGQRQRVRFVPSRGEAGAVTMADGHTRMGGLGVALTSTGAGAGNAVGAMLEALNAGTPLLHITGQVETAYLDRDAGFIHETRDQMGFLQACSKRAYRACTPEQVVPLLHRAIQEAMTLPRGPVSIEIPIDIQASEVEWIASTPVQAAAPVRIADSEIDRLAEQVLAAKRPMLWIGGGCLAAGDAVRRLADIGLPVVSSTHARGVLPDSHPRSLRAFHSAPAVEELYAQSDLMLVAGSRLRSNETRTYSVELPHPLVQIDVDPAAAQRNYSADTFLCGECGDVLSRLAERLEGKFSPDSKFDTDIARAVQDAEKALRKQVGEYARLNDAIRDALPEDGVFVRDITVSGSTWGSRLLPIERPLTNIHSLAGAIGQGLATGIGCAVGAEGRKVVTVVGDGGLMLMVGELATLAQESLDMTLVVMNDGGYGVMRGIQNKYFDGRQYYNDLHTPDFQAMAASLGLPHWKVSHSDDFQTVIAEAVGHDGPAVVEVDMKSVGPLEFAGPPQKKLY